The genomic segment CACCCAGGCCCAGCAAGAACGGCTGCTCAAGGTCGCCCACGGCTGCACGGTCCACCAGTCGCTGGCGGTCCCGCCCAACGTTGCGATTACCTTGCTCACGGCGGATCAGTCATGACGAACCACGAGGGCCCGGGCATCACGAGACGCAGATTGCTCGCCGGGGCGGCGGGGGGACTGGCCCTGGCCTTGACGGGAGGCCGCCTCTGGTCTCCGGCGGAGGAGGCGGCAGCAGAAACCGGCGACCAGCCGGCCGCTCAACCGCTGATCACACATGTGGCCCGTCCCCTCGATGCAGAAACTCCGTCCCAGGTCTTCACCCAGTATCTGACGCCGAACGACCAGTTCTTCATCCGCAGCCACTTCGGCCCCCCGGCTCCGGCATTGGTGGCCCCAGCCTCCTGGCGGTTGAGCGTCGCCGGATTGGTGGAGCGGCCGCTCAGCCTGAGCCTGGATGATCTCTCTAAATTCGAAGAGGTCAGCATGACGGCGGTGGTACAGTGCAGCGGGAATGGACGAGCGTTTCACCGCCCCAAGGCGCCCGGCGTGCAGTGGGAAACAGGCGCGGTGGGCAATGCCCGCTGGACCGGCATCCGCCTGCGCGACGTGTTGCAACGAGCCGGGCTCAAGGCCCGGGCGCAACACCTCCAATTACAAGGCGCCGACCGGCCGGTGGTCGCCTCCGTCCCGCTCTTCGTGCGCAGCATTCCCCTCAAGAAGGCGCTCCATCCCGACACGATCCTGGCCACTCGGATGAACGGAGCCCCCTTGCCGCTGCTGCACGGGGCGCCTCTACGCTTGATCACGCCAGGATGGATGGCGGATTCCTGCGTGAAATGGCTGACGGACCTGACCCTGCAGGCAGAGGAGGCCAGGGGCTACTACATGGAAACGGCCTATCGGTATCCCAGCCGTCCCGTCAAGCCCGGGGAGGTCCTCGCGCCTGAGGACCTGAAACCGGTGGAAGCCATGGTGGTCAAGTCATTGATCGCTTTTCCGAAACAGGGAGCCACCCTCTCCAGCAGCGCCGTAATGGTCCAGGGGGTGGCCTGGACCGGCGAGGGTCATATCGAGAAGGTCGAAGTCTCGACTGACGAAGGCAAGACCTGGGAGCAAGCCAGACTCGTCGGCGAGGACGTCCCCTATGCTTGGCGTCAGTGGCAGTTCCTCTGGCGTACGAAGGGATCGGGCCAGCGGACGATTTTGTCTCGCGCCTCGGACGATCGCGGGCAAGTCCAGCCGATGTCGAGTCCCTGGAATCCAGGCGGCTTCCTCTGGAACGGCGTCGATCGGGTGCAGGTGCAGGTCACGGAGGCATGAGCGTGCATGTTCGACCCCAGAAGCCGTTTCTTTCGAGGCTCATGACGCTCATCCTGGTCATGGTGGGCATGATGGGATTGCCCTCCTTCACAATGGGACAGGCCGAAGAGCCGACCACCGATCAGCAGGCGCAACGGCTGCTGGCTTCCCGCTGTTCCGTCTGTCACAGCCAGGATCTGGTCCAGCAGCAGAGGCTCCCGCGCGATCGTTGGGAGGCTACTGTCACCAAGATGGTCCATTGGGGAGCCCAACTGGACAAGGAAGAAGAAGCGATGCTGACAACCTATCTCGCGACCTATTTCCATCCGGAGGCGGGGCCGGTCGTGGCATTGCCTGCCGCCCCATCAATCCAAGCCGACCAAGCCGGCCGGGAATCCGGCGCCGCGCCGACGCCCGGCGGGGCCGCGGCCAGGGGCGCATCACTCTACAAGCAGAACTGTCTCCCCTGCCACGGGGAAGCGGGAAACGGCGGTGTGGGACCCAAGCTGGCGCGCAATCCCATCCTGACCCAGGCAGACCGATTCCGGACGACGGTCAGCCAGGGACGCGGCGCCATGCCGCCCTGGGGCGCCGTGCTGCGGCCCCAAGAGATCACGGACATTCTTGCCTGGTTGAATACGCTTCACGACTAGCGACCGTACACGCGTTATTGTGGGAGGGGAAAAGATGAAGATCAGAAGAGCCGTAGCCCTGAGCCTGGTGCTGTTCGTGGGCGTCGCCTTGGGATTCTTCCCGA from the Nitrospirota bacterium genome contains:
- a CDS encoding c-type cytochrome; protein product: MSVHVRPQKPFLSRLMTLILVMVGMMGLPSFTMGQAEEPTTDQQAQRLLASRCSVCHSQDLVQQQRLPRDRWEATVTKMVHWGAQLDKEEEAMLTTYLATYFHPEAGPVVALPAAPSIQADQAGRESGAAPTPGGAAARGASLYKQNCLPCHGEAGNGGVGPKLARNPILTQADRFRTTVSQGRGAMPPWGAVLRPQEITDILAWLNTLHD
- a CDS encoding sulfite oxidase-like oxidoreductase, whose protein sequence is MTNHEGPGITRRRLLAGAAGGLALALTGGRLWSPAEEAAAETGDQPAAQPLITHVARPLDAETPSQVFTQYLTPNDQFFIRSHFGPPAPALVAPASWRLSVAGLVERPLSLSLDDLSKFEEVSMTAVVQCSGNGRAFHRPKAPGVQWETGAVGNARWTGIRLRDVLQRAGLKARAQHLQLQGADRPVVASVPLFVRSIPLKKALHPDTILATRMNGAPLPLLHGAPLRLITPGWMADSCVKWLTDLTLQAEEARGYYMETAYRYPSRPVKPGEVLAPEDLKPVEAMVVKSLIAFPKQGATLSSSAVMVQGVAWTGEGHIEKVEVSTDEGKTWEQARLVGEDVPYAWRQWQFLWRTKGSGQRTILSRASDDRGQVQPMSSPWNPGGFLWNGVDRVQVQVTEA